The DNA segment CAGCCAGCAAAGCGCAGATCTATACATTGCCAATCATATTGCCAGAAATGATGTGGTGGTTACTCAGGATTATGGACTGGCCGCGATAGCTTTAGCCAAATCTTGCCGGATCTTGTCGCCGAGGGGCGACGAGTATCACTCCGGTAACATTGATTATTTGCTGGAGCGTCGTCATCATCACGCAAAAGCAAGGCGTGGTGGGCGTTATTTCAAAGGTCCGAAGCCATTTACGGATGAAGACCGAAAAAAGTTTATTCAAGTGCTGTCAAAAGTTTTGCGAGATATGCAGGAGAATGTACAATTTTAGCGAATTACTATTTACGTGTTATATAGAGATGAAGGTGATTTGGATGAGTGTCGGACGAATTCCAGAGGAGATCATCGAGGCAGTGCTGCAGCAGCATGATATCGTCGATACGGTAGGCAAGCACGTTCATCTAACTAAACAGGGCAAGTATATGAAAGGTCTTTGCCCTTTTCATTCGGAGAAGACGCCGTCCTTTACGGTTACGCCCGAACGACAAATGTTCCATTGCTATGGTTGTGGCAAAGGTGGAAATGCCATCAGATTCAGGATGGAAATCGAAGGACTATCCTTCCCCGAAGCAGTCAGAGCCATGGCGGAAGAGGCCCATATTCCATTTGAGGATAGAGCCTTTCGGCCAGGGGGTTCCCCTGTAAGCCGGGAAATGGAACAATTACTGCAGGCCCACGAATGGTCTTCCAAGCTGTATCATTTTCTGCTGAAAAATACAGAGCATGGCAAACCAGCCATGGACTATTTGAAGTCAAGGGGGGTTAGCGATAAGGC comes from the Paenibacillus lentus genome and includes:
- a CDS encoding YaiI/YqxD family protein, with the protein product MNTRIVVDGDSCPVKTEIVDTAAKFGVGVLMVSSYDHVIKQARGVTVVQVDRSQQSADLYIANHIARNDVVVTQDYGLAAIALAKSCRILSPRGDEYHSGNIDYLLERRHHHAKARRGGRYFKGPKPFTDEDRKKFIQVLSKVLRDMQENVQF